In one window of Cydia fagiglandana chromosome 10, ilCydFagi1.1, whole genome shotgun sequence DNA:
- the LOC134668287 gene encoding uncharacterized protein LOC134668287, producing the protein MQNLVCCLIFFLTFRGIKGDFLNNGKQENIASGPGSFWDENNFGESVITELDESEDDEDFDDYRLRKSSAENIKLYKEFSEAQRKVNKSNEMALRGKSRARRDDSVEVLECLQCNGSISDNTSIADENCYSGNNVSTVECGMEYGTRNLQECFIELHPLYIKRGCHDPFKLNVTFYCKCTLCNDKPGEKREYFVYEDMKDWAFDNRRLQQPNLPGVIPACKYCNTTGAGYYQTCLDGTSVEYTICDEGQMCYTHIDKTKGSISRGCANKPAYNSLFTFCNQSYCNDNNYWNTDAAFQFTKPRNRTHLILELSDFLIGSNTGRKVNEILFVVPLINLYVNTL; encoded by the exons ATGCAAAATCTTGTCTGTTGTCttattttctttttaacgtTTCGAGGGATCAAGGGAGACTTTCTTAATAATGGAAAACAGGAGAATATTGCATCAGGACCCGGGTCATTTTGGGATGAAAACAATTTTGGAGAAAGTGTAATTACAGAACTGGATGAGTCTGAGGACGACGAAGATTTTGATGATTATAGACTAAGGAAAAGTTCAGcggaaaatataaaattgtataaagAATTCTCTGAGGCACAGCGGAAAGTAAATAAGTCCAATGAGATGGCATTACGTGGCAAATCCAGGGCAAGAAGGGATGATTCGGTGGAGGTACTCGAATGTCTACAATGTAACGGCTCAATCTCAGATAATACAAGTATTGCTGATGAAAACTGCTACAGTGGTAAcaa TGTATCGACGGTCGAATGCGGTATGGAATACGGCACTCGGAATCTTCAAGAATGTTTTATAGAACTCCATCCTCTTTATATAAAGCGAGGTTGTCATGATCCTTTTAAACTCAATgtaacattttattgcaaatgcACCCTATGTAACGATAAACCTGGTGAAAAGCGCGAGTACTTCGTGTATGAAGATATGAAGGATTGGGCATTTGACAACAGAAGACTGCAACAACCAAACTTGCCAG GTGTTATTCCAGCGTGTAAATATTGCAACACGACTGGTGCTGGATACTATCAAACTTGCTTGGACGGTACCAG TGTAGAATATACAATTTGCGACGAAGGACAAATGTGTTATACTCATATAGACAAGACTAAAGGGTCAATAAGTCGTGGATGTGCTAACAAACCAGCCTACAACTCTTTATTCACATTTTGCAACCAAAGCTACTGTAACGACAATAACTATTGGAATACTGATGCAGCATTTCAATTTACAAAACCAAGGAACAGGACGCACTTGATTTTAGAACTCTCAGATTTTTTAATAGGATCTAACACAGGACGTAAAGTGAACGAAATACTATTTGTTGTTCCTTTAATAAACCTGTATGTGAATACTCTTTGA